A window of Raineyella sp. W15-4 contains these coding sequences:
- a CDS encoding MMPL family transporter — MSSVLYVIGRWCFRHGGRVLLGWLVILALAGGAALGLMGKFDNSFTLPGTQSQQALDQLGMTFPEMSGTSATMVVVAGPGDTLDDPAVRSAIARTTDELGKLDVVRTAQSPYDELMQGMISTDRRAGLVSIMLDVKMTDFTPAQKQELLDAADRLQTQLPGSTVRMGGEAFNATIPTIGVVELLGLGVALVVLVLTMGSLIAAGMPLLTALIGVGISMALILASTGFITTNSTTPMLALMLGLAVGIDYALFILSRHREQLGEGLAPEESAARAVATSGSAVVFAGLTVFIALIGLGVAGIPFLTTMGVAAAMAIAVTVSIALTLVPALAGLAGERMRPRPRRLSRRMQARRAAGTYVDDPHEAARRRMQAVAEGRGGGPSGWWVRTVTRRPVLTIVAVVLVLGALAVPVRNLQLALPNAGQAKAGTPAREAYDLIREHFGAGYNGPLVVTAQIVGSTDPVGVMDGLKKDIEAMPGVAVVPIATPNRTADTGIVQIFPTTAPDDPATEALVQQIRAAAPQWKDRYGVDTAVTGYTAIAIDVSQRLGAALLPFGIFVVGLSMVLLTMVFRSLVVPIKATVGYLLSVFACFGLTTLVFTDGFGARLINVEVPGPLISFLPIITMGILFGLSMDYEVFLVSRMREDHVHGTPARAAVHTGFVGSSMVVVAAAVIMVSVFAFFVPESDRGTLQPIAFALTVGVAIDAFLVRMTLVPAVMYLLGDRAWWLPHWLDARMPMLDVEGSDLARELALRDWPGPGEPTVLTAEGLVAGDADRRLNHPVDIRLQPGERLLVTGEPADRTALLLALAGRLPVVEGRARVAGGLLERAGRVRRRVAYVDLWRSPDPAAELTRLADRPTEAQRVIVIDDADMAADARTRALLTTLVRHSPATVVIGALDERGLEPLLPFGTPRVVARPYVASYGAGTDLTRADAPALDATAPEVPPGDVAPEDVAPVAPDQLPTAPAAHVLQGGEPR, encoded by the coding sequence ATGTCGTCGGTCCTGTACGTCATCGGTCGGTGGTGTTTCCGCCACGGAGGGCGCGTCCTGCTGGGGTGGCTGGTCATCCTCGCCCTCGCCGGCGGGGCGGCACTGGGGCTGATGGGCAAGTTCGACAACTCGTTCACGCTGCCCGGCACCCAGTCCCAGCAGGCCCTTGACCAACTCGGCATGACCTTCCCGGAGATGTCCGGCACCTCGGCCACCATGGTCGTCGTCGCCGGGCCCGGTGACACTCTCGACGACCCGGCCGTACGCTCCGCGATCGCACGGACCACCGACGAGCTCGGCAAGCTCGACGTCGTCCGTACCGCCCAGTCGCCCTACGACGAGCTGATGCAGGGGATGATCAGCACCGACCGACGAGCCGGCCTGGTCTCGATCATGCTGGACGTCAAGATGACCGACTTCACCCCGGCGCAGAAGCAGGAGCTGCTCGACGCGGCCGACCGGCTGCAGACGCAGCTGCCCGGCTCGACGGTCCGGATGGGCGGCGAAGCGTTCAACGCCACCATCCCGACGATCGGCGTCGTCGAGCTGCTCGGCCTGGGCGTCGCCCTGGTGGTGCTGGTGCTCACCATGGGGTCGCTGATCGCGGCGGGCATGCCGCTGCTCACCGCGCTGATCGGGGTCGGCATCTCGATGGCGCTGATCCTCGCCTCCACCGGCTTCATCACCACCAACTCCACCACCCCGATGCTCGCCCTGATGCTGGGCCTGGCGGTGGGGATCGACTACGCCCTGTTCATCCTGTCCCGGCACCGCGAACAGCTCGGCGAGGGGCTGGCCCCCGAGGAGTCCGCCGCCCGGGCGGTCGCCACCTCCGGGTCGGCGGTGGTCTTCGCCGGGCTCACCGTCTTCATCGCCCTGATCGGCCTGGGCGTCGCCGGCATCCCGTTCCTCACCACGATGGGGGTGGCCGCCGCGATGGCGATCGCGGTGACCGTCTCCATCGCCCTCACCCTGGTCCCCGCCCTGGCCGGGCTGGCCGGGGAACGGATGCGTCCGCGGCCACGGCGGCTGAGCCGGCGGATGCAGGCCCGGCGGGCCGCCGGGACGTACGTCGACGACCCGCACGAGGCGGCCCGGCGGCGGATGCAGGCGGTCGCCGAGGGGCGCGGCGGGGGCCCGTCGGGCTGGTGGGTGCGGACCGTCACTCGCCGGCCGGTGCTGACCATCGTCGCGGTCGTGCTCGTTCTCGGCGCGCTCGCCGTGCCGGTGCGGAACCTGCAGCTCGCCCTGCCCAACGCCGGGCAGGCGAAGGCCGGGACCCCGGCCCGCGAGGCGTACGACCTGATCCGCGAACACTTCGGGGCCGGCTACAACGGCCCGCTCGTGGTCACCGCCCAGATCGTCGGGTCGACCGACCCGGTGGGCGTGATGGACGGGCTGAAGAAGGACATCGAGGCGATGCCCGGGGTCGCCGTCGTGCCGATCGCCACCCCGAACCGCACCGCCGACACCGGTATCGTCCAGATCTTCCCGACCACCGCCCCCGACGACCCGGCCACCGAGGCGCTGGTGCAGCAGATCCGGGCCGCGGCCCCGCAGTGGAAGGACCGCTACGGTGTCGACACCGCGGTGACCGGTTACACCGCCATCGCGATCGATGTCTCGCAGCGCCTCGGCGCGGCCCTGCTGCCGTTCGGCATCTTCGTGGTGGGCCTGTCGATGGTGCTGCTGACGATGGTGTTCCGCTCGCTGGTGGTGCCGATCAAGGCGACGGTCGGCTACCTGCTGTCGGTCTTCGCCTGCTTCGGTCTCACCACCCTGGTCTTCACCGACGGCTTCGGCGCCCGGCTGATCAACGTCGAGGTGCCCGGGCCGCTGATCTCCTTCCTGCCGATCATCACCATGGGCATCCTCTTCGGCCTGTCGATGGACTACGAGGTGTTCCTCGTCTCCCGGATGCGGGAGGACCACGTGCACGGGACACCGGCCCGGGCGGCGGTGCACACCGGCTTCGTCGGTTCCTCGATGGTGGTGGTCGCGGCCGCGGTGATCATGGTCTCGGTCTTCGCCTTCTTCGTGCCCGAATCCGACCGCGGGACGCTGCAGCCGATCGCCTTCGCACTGACCGTCGGTGTCGCGATCGACGCCTTCCTGGTCCGGATGACCCTGGTGCCGGCGGTGATGTATCTGCTCGGGGACCGCGCCTGGTGGCTGCCGCACTGGCTGGACGCCCGGATGCCGATGCTCGACGTCGAGGGATCCGACCTGGCCCGGGAGCTCGCGCTGCGGGACTGGCCGGGGCCCGGGGAGCCGACCGTCCTCACCGCCGAGGGGCTGGTCGCCGGCGACGCGGACCGCCGGCTCAACCACCCCGTCGACATCCGCCTGCAGCCCGGGGAGCGGTTGTTGGTGACCGGTGAGCCCGCGGACCGTACGGCGCTGCTGCTCGCGTTGGCCGGCCGGCTGCCGGTGGTCGAGGGCCGCGCCCGGGTGGCCGGCGGGCTGTTGGAACGTGCCGGCCGGGTGCGCCGACGGGTCGCGTACGTCGACCTGTGGCGATCGCCCGACCCGGCCGCAGAACTGACCCGGCTGGCCGACCGGCCGACCGAAGCCCAGCGGGTGATCGTCATCGACGACGCCGACATGGCGGCCGATGCCCGGACCCGCGCGCTGCTGACCACCCTGGTGCGGCACAGCCCGGCGACGGTGGTGATCGGCGCGCTGGACGAGCGCGGCCTGGAGCCGCTGCTGCCGTTCGGCACGCCGCGGGTGGTGGCCCGACCGTACGTGGCGTCGTACGGGGCCGGCACGGACCTGACCCGAGCGGACGCGCCGGCACTGGACGCGACCGCACCGGAGGTGCCGCCGGGGGATGTGGCCCCGGAGGACGTGGCGCCCGTCGCCCCCGACCAACTGCCCACCGCGCCGGCCGCCCACGTCCTCCAGGGAGGAGAACCCCGATGA